Proteins encoded by one window of Streptomyces uncialis:
- the bla gene encoding class A beta-lactamase yields MPRTRARSAALAALAALSLVPLTACGPGGSPQSSAPPAQPNRTAPAGASDPGAAMKPFADELKALERKFDARLGVHAVDTGSGREIAHNDRERFPYASTFKALAAGAVLREQSPSGMNRVVKYSEDDLIPHSPVTEKHVRTGMSLSALCDAAVRHSDNAAANLLFDELDGPEGLDEVLEEVGDDVTRMVRREPELNRWAPGETRDTSTPRALAGSLRAFVLGDALGKDDRATLTKWLRTNTTGDALIRAGVPEGWTVGDKTGTGSHYATRNDIAVVWPPGRTPIVMAIMSSRDEKDAVHDDKLIAEAASVVADALT; encoded by the coding sequence ATGCCGCGCACCCGTGCCCGCAGCGCCGCCCTCGCCGCGCTCGCCGCACTGTCCCTCGTCCCGCTCACGGCCTGCGGCCCGGGCGGCTCCCCGCAGTCCTCGGCCCCGCCCGCCCAGCCGAACCGTACGGCACCGGCCGGCGCGAGCGACCCGGGGGCCGCCATGAAGCCGTTCGCCGACGAACTCAAGGCACTGGAGCGGAAGTTCGACGCCCGGCTGGGTGTCCACGCCGTCGACACCGGCTCCGGACGCGAGATCGCCCACAACGACCGCGAACGGTTCCCCTACGCGTCCACGTTCAAGGCCCTCGCCGCCGGAGCCGTGCTCCGCGAGCAGTCCCCGAGCGGGATGAACCGGGTGGTCAAGTACTCCGAGGACGACCTGATCCCGCACTCCCCGGTGACGGAGAAGCACGTCCGGACCGGGATGAGCCTGAGCGCGCTGTGCGACGCGGCGGTCCGCCACAGCGACAACGCCGCCGCCAATCTGCTGTTCGACGAGCTGGACGGCCCCGAGGGCCTGGACGAGGTGCTGGAGGAGGTCGGGGACGACGTCACCCGGATGGTGCGCCGTGAGCCCGAACTCAACCGCTGGGCGCCGGGCGAGACCCGGGACACGAGCACGCCCCGGGCGCTCGCGGGCAGCCTGCGCGCGTTCGTCCTCGGGGACGCCCTCGGCAAGGACGACCGCGCGACGCTCACGAAGTGGCTGCGGACCAACACCACCGGCGACGCGCTCATCAGGGCCGGGGTGCCGGAGGGCTGGACGGTCGGGGACAAGACCGGCACCGGGAGCCACTACGCCACCCGCAACGACATCGCGGTGGTGTGGCCCCCCGGCCGGACCCCCATCGTCATGGCCATCATGTCGAGCCGTGACGAGAAGGACGCCGTCCACGACGACAAGCTCATCGCGGAGGCGGCGTCCGTCGTCGCCGACGCGCTGACCTGA
- a CDS encoding LysR family transcriptional regulator, whose amino-acid sequence MDLVGACRAFVSVSDHGGFTVGAAASRMSQSVASRRVAALEEHFGEQLFERASRGAVLTPFGRDMLPVARQLVRAAEVLLHEAEAARRRPWRLAVPGICSTAGLARLVAEARGHGVTLDPRAAGPARRRELFHAQQVRAALLAVPSDEATWSVPLGLAGALDPGVNRVHLETLRVGRASPGPARRIWVQPEDDVPHIRDPLARLRDAVGLRPAQLVTAPDLTTAAAEVLCGGDLLLCSPAQAGELALRWRPLGGITVSRGFALAAAADGRPERIEARLDGAIARCLGVPEGTA is encoded by the coding sequence GTGGATCTGGTGGGAGCGTGCCGCGCGTTCGTCAGTGTCAGCGATCACGGCGGGTTCACCGTCGGGGCGGCCGCGTCCCGGATGTCCCAGTCGGTGGCCAGCCGCCGGGTCGCGGCCCTGGAGGAGCACTTCGGTGAGCAGCTGTTCGAACGCGCCTCGCGGGGGGCGGTGCTGACCCCGTTCGGCCGCGACATGCTGCCGGTGGCCCGGCAGTTGGTGCGGGCGGCCGAGGTGCTGCTGCACGAGGCGGAGGCCGCCCGGCGCCGGCCGTGGCGGCTCGCGGTGCCGGGGATCTGCTCCACGGCCGGTCTGGCCCGGCTCGTCGCCGAGGCGCGCGGCCACGGGGTGACCCTCGATCCGCGGGCGGCCGGTCCGGCCCGGCGCAGGGAGCTGTTCCACGCCCAGCAGGTGCGGGCCGCGCTGCTCGCGGTGCCCTCGGACGAGGCGACCTGGTCCGTGCCGCTCGGGCTCGCCGGTGCCCTGGACCCGGGGGTCAACCGCGTCCATCTGGAGACACTGCGGGTCGGCCGGGCGTCCCCGGGTCCGGCCCGGCGGATCTGGGTCCAGCCGGAGGACGACGTACCGCACATCCGTGATCCGCTGGCCCGGCTGCGGGACGCGGTCGGGCTGCGGCCCGCGCAGCTCGTCACCGCGCCGGATCTGACGACCGCCGCGGCCGAGGTGCTCTGCGGTGGCGACCTGCTGCTGTGCTCCCCCGCGCAGGCCGGGGAACTCGCCCTTCGGTGGCGGCCCCTCGGCGGGATCACCGTCAGCCGGGGGTTCGCGCTGGCCGCGGCGGCGGACGGCCGGCCCGAGCGGATCGAGGCCCGGCTGGACGGCGCCATCGCCCGCTGTCTCGGCGTACCGGAAGGGACGGCGTGA
- a CDS encoding serine hydrolase, with translation MTGTEAMLADIRRQLRDGGLRGCLLVRDLRSGEEVGIEPDVALPAASLVKVPLALATAERVRRGELDGATALDVPPGRITTPGPTGLSRFRHPARIAIDDLLYLSTCVSDGSAADALFGLTPPARVTALLQECGVDGITVRHSVSELSDTPVERFDADGAHLAHALAIDSGTGGRGHRVPQLDTTRASTGTARSWVGLLQALWTPSPVHPEVAERVRGLMAHNVLRHRLAPDFDSDAATWSSKTGTLLNLRHEIGVVEHADGQAFAVAALTESLVPAATQPGADALMAHVARTLRDHLRQL, from the coding sequence ATGACGGGCACCGAGGCCATGCTGGCCGACATACGGCGGCAACTGCGGGACGGTGGACTGCGCGGCTGTCTGCTCGTCCGGGATCTGCGCTCCGGCGAGGAGGTGGGCATCGAGCCGGATGTCGCGCTGCCCGCCGCCTCCCTGGTCAAGGTCCCGCTCGCGCTGGCGACGGCGGAACGCGTCCGGCGCGGCGAGCTCGACGGGGCGACGGCGCTCGATGTGCCGCCCGGCCGGATCACCACGCCCGGCCCCACCGGCCTGAGCCGCTTCCGTCATCCCGCGCGGATCGCGATCGACGATCTGCTGTACCTGAGCACCTGTGTGAGCGACGGGTCGGCCGCGGACGCCCTGTTCGGGCTGACCCCGCCCGCCCGGGTCACCGCCCTGCTCCAGGAGTGCGGGGTGGACGGCATCACCGTCCGGCACAGCGTGAGCGAGCTGTCCGACACCCCCGTGGAACGCTTCGACGCCGACGGGGCGCATCTCGCGCACGCCCTCGCCATCGACTCGGGCACCGGCGGACGCGGCCACCGGGTCCCGCAGCTCGACACCACCCGCGCCAGCACCGGTACCGCCCGCAGCTGGGTCGGGCTGCTCCAGGCCCTGTGGACACCGTCGCCGGTCCACCCGGAGGTGGCCGAACGGGTGCGCGGGCTGATGGCGCACAACGTGCTCCGGCACCGGCTCGCCCCGGACTTCGACTCCGACGCGGCCACCTGGTCGTCGAAGACGGGGACGCTGCTCAACCTCCGTCATGAGATCGGTGTCGTCGAGCACGCGGACGGTCAGGCGTTCGCCGTGGCCGCCCTCACCGAGTCACTGGTCCCGGCCGCCACCCAGCCGGGCGCGGACGCGCTCATGGCACACGTCGCCCGCACCCTGCGCGACCACCTCCGCCAGCTCTGA
- a CDS encoding nucleotidyltransferase domain-containing protein, with the protein MTDALFLDDIADRLAALTAVHAVALGGSRAQGTHTAGSDWDLAVYYRGRFDPAELRAVGWDGEVCGIGDWGGGVFNGGAWLTIDGRQVDVHYRDLDSVEHELAEARQGRFHWEPLMFHLAGIPSYLVVAELAVNQVLRGTLPRPGYPAALREAAPPVWRDRAAGTLGYARGAHVPHGRATEVAGALATAAAQTAHAVLAARGEWVTNEKRLLERAGLRGVDPLVAALRPEPGALARVLDDAEALFDAAR; encoded by the coding sequence ATGACCGACGCACTCTTCCTCGACGACATCGCCGACCGCCTCGCCGCACTGACCGCCGTGCACGCCGTCGCCCTCGGCGGCTCCCGCGCCCAGGGAACCCACACCGCCGGCAGCGACTGGGACCTCGCCGTCTACTACCGGGGCCGCTTCGACCCGGCCGAACTGCGCGCCGTCGGCTGGGACGGCGAGGTCTGCGGGATCGGCGACTGGGGCGGCGGAGTCTTCAACGGCGGTGCCTGGCTCACGATCGACGGCCGCCAGGTCGACGTCCACTACCGGGACCTCGACTCCGTCGAGCACGAACTCGCCGAGGCCCGCCAGGGCCGCTTCCACTGGGAACCGCTGATGTTCCACCTCGCGGGCATCCCCAGCTATCTGGTCGTCGCCGAACTCGCCGTGAACCAGGTCCTGCGGGGCACCCTGCCCCGGCCCGGCTACCCGGCGGCGCTCCGGGAGGCGGCCCCACCGGTATGGCGGGACCGGGCGGCCGGCACGCTCGGGTACGCGCGCGGCGCCCATGTCCCCCACGGCCGGGCCACCGAGGTCGCGGGCGCCCTGGCCACCGCCGCCGCCCAGACGGCACACGCGGTGCTGGCGGCCCGCGGCGAGTGGGTGACCAACGAGAAGCGGCTGCTGGAACGGGCGGGCCTGCGGGGCGTCGACCCGCTGGTGGCCGCGCTGCGCCCGGAACCCGGCGCCCTCGCCCGGGTCCTGGACGACGCGGAGGCGCTGTTCGACGCCGCGCGCTGA
- a CDS encoding SRPBCC family protein, giving the protein MQKPFDREDAMWNYEHSITTSAAAEAIWAYYEDPARWPEWDPEIKELTLDRPFGAGASGFLHLHDLPPAPLAVTEVQPPTDFRTETGMPDGTVIGFTHRLRAETGGRVRITHGVQIAGPSAGAELGALLTAGVPDAMRRLADVAEADAG; this is encoded by the coding sequence TTGCAGAAACCATTCGATCGTGAGGACGCCATGTGGAATTATGAGCACAGCATCACCACCAGTGCGGCGGCGGAAGCCATTTGGGCCTACTACGAGGACCCGGCCCGCTGGCCGGAGTGGGACCCGGAGATCAAGGAACTGACGCTGGACCGGCCCTTCGGCGCCGGGGCGAGCGGCTTCCTGCATCTGCACGACCTGCCCCCGGCACCCCTCGCGGTCACCGAGGTGCAGCCGCCCACGGACTTCCGTACCGAGACCGGGATGCCGGACGGGACGGTCATCGGCTTCACACACCGGCTGCGCGCGGAGACCGGCGGGCGGGTACGGATCACGCACGGGGTGCAGATCGCGGGCCCGTCAGCGGGTGCGGAGCTCGGAGCGCTGCTCACGGCGGGCGTACCGGACGCGATGCGGCGGCTCGCCGATGTCGCGGAGGCCGACGCCGGGTAG
- a CDS encoding MarR family winged helix-turn-helix transcriptional regulator has product MTGPETVPPPARGAPSLEDALSSLQCVLVARRAGSGPEPINWQQYDVLEILRVRGPMTPSLLSGSLGVSRQTVSKSLRVVKDLGLVVQAALGEDRREQTTSLTRAGHVFLARNARGRRENARAAMSVLDPDEREAFARMCQKAADAIKELLPEQPPQRH; this is encoded by the coding sequence GTGACCGGACCCGAGACCGTACCGCCCCCGGCGCGGGGTGCCCCGAGTCTGGAGGACGCGCTGTCCTCGCTCCAGTGCGTCCTGGTCGCCCGGCGTGCCGGCAGCGGCCCGGAGCCGATCAACTGGCAGCAGTACGACGTGCTGGAGATCCTGCGCGTCCGCGGCCCCATGACCCCCTCACTGCTCAGCGGGTCGCTCGGGGTGTCCCGGCAGACCGTCTCCAAGTCGCTGCGGGTGGTGAAGGATCTGGGGCTGGTCGTACAGGCGGCGCTCGGCGAGGACAGACGTGAGCAGACGACGTCCCTGACCCGGGCCGGTCATGTCTTCCTCGCCCGCAACGCGCGCGGTCGCCGGGAGAACGCGCGGGCGGCGATGTCGGTACTGGACCCCGACGAGCGGGAGGCGTTCGCACGGATGTGCCAGAAGGCGGCCGACGCCATCAAGGAGTTGCTGCCCGAGCAGCCGCCACAACGGCACTGA